The region GATTTTTTACATACTTTAGACCCGTGACGAGTTATATTGACAACTTTCATTGGTTCGTCCTTTTCCGATATTATTTTCAGTATTTTGTACAAATTTAATTCTTCTATAATAAATTTATTCACATCAATAATTgtttaatattaatttatttcaGTAGGCTTCTAAATCTCAATAGCACAGGTTTACTATATTTTATATGCTTTGTTATCCTGGATATTTGGTAACTCATTTACTATACAGATTTGGGATCATTGATCCTTCTTTTCATATTCAGTGTTTATGATAATCATTTATTGTAAGAAATGTTACTTTTTAAAGTCATTTTTTTAATATTCAAACTTTTTTCTGCATTTAGTTGTATATATAATGTTATCtttcattttttaatatttaattataattgtaccaatgaaattataatataaataaaacaTTGTATCATTTGCAAAAAAATCTTGTGGAAAAAAGTATTAGATAATAAATTTTTATAGTTCCATTTTTAATTTCTTTTAGGATTTAGTTCCAAGACTAAAGAACATTATCCATATAATTCATGTTCAATCTGTCAAGAATAAACCATCTTATTCTAAATTTGAATGCTTTATTATTATCAGATattcatattattattattattagtatcTAAAATGTATAAACTAGCTATATATGTACCTACATTGTATGAACTAAAAAAGCAGGCAAAGAAGGGTGGCAACATCTTGAACTACACAGCAAAATGGAAGATAGACGTCTGTTAATCAAAAGAAATAATCATGATGACAATGACATAGATATGAACAAGGAAGTTTTAAGAACAATAACAGGGGTTGTGTTCTGGAGGGAGGTGAAAAAGCTGGCTTATATAGCAGGACCAATGGTGGCTGTCACATTATCAGTTTACTTGCTTCAAATTGCTTCTGTTATGATAGTGGGACATCTTGGTCAACTTGCTCTTTCTAGTACTTCCTTTGCCTTTTCTCTGGCTACTGTCACCGGTTTTAGTGTCATGGTatgttttctttttattttccgtCACTCTTGTTCTATGAGCGGGATACACTTGTTCTTTAATTCGGTGTTTGCTTTGATATTTTTTTGTCTTCTTGTCATTGTGTTTCCGCAAAGGTGCAATCTTAATGATTTTACTTGAACTTGTTATCTAATTTGGTGTTTGCTTTGATATTTTTTAATCTTACGATTCTGCTGGAAAGGAATTTAGTAACTTCTTTGTTAATTATTGATATTAATCGCTAAATATAATTTTTATGAGCGAGTTCTCATCGTCGCTAGTAAAGTAGCCATCAGTCAACACTAACTCGCAATATTCAAAGAGGCACCAAGTGGTTCTGGCCATGAGCAAGGCATCTTGTTTGATAATTAGTTGTACCTAGCTATGTTTCTATGTATTAGGAAAATTGGTAATTCTAGTAACACTAAATTTTGCATATTCCTGAAGTGTCAAAGACTCAGAAAAAGCATGACACTCGCATTAGGTGAACTGCGAACACTTATACTTTTATCTATCAGATAATTAAAATTTAGATACTTGGTTGAGTTCAGTCTTTTTCCGATAATTTTTGTTTGTACATATCCACCTTTGTCAATGATATAGTGAATTTGCTATTTGAAACAGCAAGGATTGGCTAGTGCTTTAGAAACTTTATGCGGGAAGGCTTTTGGAGCTGGGCAATATCAAAAGCTTATAATTCAAAGTTACACTGCTATCTTATGCCTCATAATAGTTTGTTTCCCTCTCTCTGTTTTATGGATTAATATGGGCTATATACTAAGTTCTCTGGGACAAGATCCTATTATTTCACGTGAAGCTGGAAAATTCTTAATATGGCTTATCCCTTCCCTGTTTGCTTATGCAATTCTTCAACCACTTGTCCGCTACTTTCAAATGCAAAGTTATAACTTTCCTTTGCTTATTAGCACAGGTATCACCTTTTGTGTACACTTACCTCTCTGCTGGGCACTGGTTTTCAAGTCTGGACTGCATAATATTGGAGCAGCAGTTGCAATAGGTATATCCACGTGGATAAATGTGTTAATCCTTGGCGTATTTATAAGATACTCCATTATTTGTGCAAAAACTCGTGCACCATTTACCATGGAAATTTTTAAAGGGATCAATGAATTCTTTCTTTTTGCCATTCCTTCGGCTTTCATGATCTGGTAACCTTTCTCTTGCACTCCTTCAATGTGGGTAAAGTTCTTGAAATATGTCTTTATCAATTTTTCTTTCACATATAATGTTCTTAATGAGGCTTTAATTATTCACAATTGTAGCCTTGAGTGGTGGTCTTTTGAGCTACTTGTCTTGTTCTCTGGGCTTTTACCAAATCCACAGCTTGAAACTTCTGTACTGGCTATATGGTATGTCTTGTATCAGCACACAATAACATGATATGCATTTCTGACACCAGTATGATGATTTTCTTTCCTGTGCATTTTCTTAAGAGTCTGAACACAATCGCAGCACTCTATGCAATACCGTATGGACTTGGTGCTGGTGCGAGGTTAGTTCTAAACGGTCTGATGTTAGTTTGTCAGTTATGTAAATAGTTTAGTAGTCTCAATTAGCCATTCTTGGATTTTTCGTAAACTCCTGCACTATTTGGCGACTTTGTGGGGATGGCTATGGGTCTTTGTCATGGAACCCTTATGTAATAAAACTTTTTTTATGAGATTAAATTGCTACCTGTGATATCTAGATATTTGGTATATTCCTTTTTTCAGCACTAGAGTCTCCAACGAATTAGGGGCTGGAAATCCGCAAGGAGCTCGTGTAGCTGTTTTTGTTGTGGTGATTATGGCACTATCAGGGGCAACTATTATAAGTGGAACTATCTTTGTTTGTCGGAATGTATATGGCTATACTTTTAGCAACGAAAAAGAAGTTATTGTTTATGTCACAGATATGGCTCCTCTGATTACAATTATCATGGATAATCTACAAGGAGGCCTTTCAGGTTTGGTCTTCGTAATTTAAAGATTGAacaactatttatatttacatgtCCTATCTCTATTCCTCACTTCTCCCACTTCACATTTGATGATGTCCTCTTGGATACTAATACTTGATTGTTTTCTTTATATCAGGTATTGCTAGAGGATTTGGGTGGCAGCATCTTGGGGCTTATGTCAATCTCGCTGCATTCTACCTTTTTGGGATTCGCATAGCCGCTGCACTGGGATTTTGGTTACAATTGCGAGGAGGACTATGGATTGGCATCCAGGCTGGCGCTGCTCTACAAACAATTTTGCTCTTCATAATTACAGTTTGCACAAATTGGGAAATGCAGGTTGGACTGTCACCCTACCTTATAACAAGTGTAATAACATACATAATTTGTTAGATTTTAATGAATAGTGAGAAAATGCAGAACTCACTTTGGCCATGTTAGATATTACCAAGTATTAGTGACAATCATGAGGTCCTCTTTACATGAATAAGATCAAGGGTTAGTAAATTTAAAAGATAAAGTAACAAAGAAATGGAAATGCAACACGAATTATATTATCCTTATAAATGTGAAAGAAAAAAGTATAAGATTACCATTTGTTACTGGAGCACTTGTAATCTTCTTTTGGGTCGTATTTGCGATTTCAATCCTTAAGCTTTTTATTGTGCAGGCTATTATGGCAAGAGAGAGGCTACATTAGCAAGCAATCCCAACTCCCAAGCATCGCTAACGGATCTTACCATAGTTTATCAGTTCATGTTATGTAACACGAATGATGAGGATGAGTGTGTATGTTTTTGCTTAAAGATTTAGTTTCAGCATTGTATGGCATTAGAGAGACAATAGGCTATCCCTGACATTGGCTAGAGAGAGAGCAATAGTTGGTTTTTGACATCAAGTGTCAACATCTCTCTTGTAAGTGAACCTTTTTTTGTACATGATGATGTAGAAGAAGGGAGGGTTCCAGGCCAAAGCAGGCTCCAAATTCCCCTTTAAATTTTACAGCTTAGAGATGTGAGCTAAAGTTCCCAATTGAGTTCTTAAAGATAAACGTGTACGGGTCTCATTATGCATTCTTGTTCATCATGATATTTTATACTTCTTTATTCTGTATATATTTGTTGCAGGGGAGTTCTTTATTGTTTTTGATCCAAATTGTTGGATCATGGTCAATGAACAATGTTCTTATACCAGCAAAATAGACCATTTCCATATTTGGTACAGAGGCCTTACAATCTTTAAACCAGAACTATTAAATCAATCAAGACACACAAACAAAAGTAAATTTACGGGCATGTTAAATCTGAGaccttttttttattttcaaagcAATTAAACATGAAATTATCAAATTACTCTTGGCTTAATTttttcaacagatatatattGTGAACGTATGGGAAGTTTATTATTTTCACCCTTTTTGTATTCCGATAATAAAAATTTTGTTCGGTAAATAATATTTCCCTTACATGTTTGTGAACCCTGTATGAATCaattttttaaaacttatttacAGGTATTTGATTTATTTCGGTTGGTTATGAGTTCAATTCTTTATTTTTACTTGAATCATTTTGCAGTATCATGTCGGTATGgtaaagaattttttttttaaaaatgttattataaaaatatataaatattagaatttgattaataaattttaaaaatgaaatttCATATAGGATATATTTTAAAGTAAAAAAAATGTATTTGAAAGTAACTAAAAAGAAACTGTTACAGACGTGATAGAAAAAAATTGAATAGTGACTGCGCTGAATCATAAACCCCTAAAGCAAACCTTCAAAATCCATAGTTACTTTATAAAATGTAAAATTTAGTATTACTTTATAAAATGGcttcaaaacaaaaaaaaaacctTTAAAATACCTTAAGAGCAGATTGCATAATGTCCTAATGTGCCTGAATATGGATACATGCACACGTATGCAAGGAATCAAGGCATCTCTCTCTCCCTGTGAGCCTGTGGCTCTCCCTCGTCGAGATATGGTTCGTGCGTAAAGTACGGAAGTGTGTATATAAGGATGCACAGGTTTATTGTTTATATATATGATGGAGCTGCTCTATTAGCAACGGAAGATAGATATATTGATAACATAGAATTGACTGTGATGGCGTTAGATTTTAAAGCCAACAACTTATGATTTGGCAGTCCATTTACAATATTACTCCGaccatttttttatatttttctttttggATATCTCATCCTATTTCttacatttcaaaatttatcaaaaatagtCAATAGGTTCCATTACTTTCTCACTTTTCCTCCCTTTTCACAATATTATTTTTACTCAACTATCTcccttttatacattaaaaatcatTGGGTCTCACCATTTCATccattttttttctcttttcactactttatacatatttgTCAATCTCTACCCAGACCAAACGTAAAGAATTGACCGGGACGGAGGAAGTATCAGATTACAAGCTAAGGTTTCCTCACTATACAAGTACTTACTCCTCTCCTTCCATCCCAAGTGGCACTTTGTTTCCAGCTTGGAATTGGGATCTTATGCAAACACATCTATCCGTTTAATACTGTATAAGTCCAAGTTTATTATCCCCGTTTTTAAATAACCATAGTTTGACTTGTTCACACATATACATATGTTTAGGAAATTTGATTTGagttaaaattattaatttttatttatttttgaataaaaatatcaatttaatattttaattcataaaaagaaaattttaaaaacaaaaattttaACTAAGTGGTCAAAACTCCAAAATACGTGCGCTAGAAAGTCAAACGACAATTATTTAAAAACAGAGAGGTTAATATTTTTTCCCGTAAAAAAGTAATTCATGCTCCCATATTACATGTCATTTTTGAAAAATTTACTTAATATTAATGAAAAACTTAGTTGGATATAATTTTTCACCGAATACTCTTTTTGAATCTCTAGAAAATTTAGAGTAAAATTAAGTtctaaaaaatcaaaattttgaaATAACAAATATATTGAAAAATTATCTTTAAATTTGTATTGAAATAAAAGATGTCCATGTAATTTGAGACAATTATTTTTGAAAAGAGACACCTGTATATTGGAAGGGAGGAAATAATATTTTCCCAAAATAACACGTGCTTTCTTTTAATTGGGGTACAAACTTCGTTTAACgcattaaataatattaatttttcattttgtTTTTTTGCGTATTGCAGAAATAAATCGTGAAATTTACTCTGTTTCACCTTAAATTTAGTGCACGAAGGCCAAACGACACTTgtgaaattattttattttcaaaaaatgtTAAACGCCCAAATCAGTTCAATCCGAGTTCCAAATTCTAACTTAAATTAAGTTTAGCATATTACATTCGAATTGAAAAATTAGGGGTGATATGGTATAAACAACCTGACTAGAGCTCAACCTGAATCTAAGAGGTATCAGGCTCAAATGATGGACCAAGACCCTCATCACCCAGTACAATCAAGTGGAGAGACCCAGGTTCACGGCCAACCAATCAAGTGGCTAGGATCTGGATCATCTCCCAGCCAGGATCCAACCCACGACCTGGATCACCTTCTAACCAGGGTCTAGCACATGACCCGGATCACCTGCCTACCAGGGTCCAACCCATGACCTGGATCATCTGCCTACCTGGATCCAGCCCAGAACCAGGATCACCCTGAGGGGGGTCCCAGCAAGCACATGCACATTCTGcaacccgccaaggaagggtacgtgggcacgtgacaatgacagctatcaacaatTAACATATCAGATAAACACGGCGCGTGTCAGATGCTGTTAGGACACCCTGAAGGTGGTCCTTCCCTGGACACGTGTATGCAATCCACGCGAGCCAGGCGTCCTCCGCCTCCAAGAACCAACGACCCAGATCTAGAGGTACCAgcccctaaaccctaccttggggctatatatacccccaaagaTGAAGAGTTTAAGGGTTAGAAAAATACTTTCATTACACACTCATATACTCAACCTATACACACACACAACCTTAGTCCTCTATCTTCATCTTCTCCAACCAgcttcttattcttacaccggaggtgccgcggggacaAAACCCCCCTCCGGTGCTGTTTTGCAGGCTCCCAACAACAGCTACACCTCAAACACACtcagaaggtccaggaacggcgTCGCAAGGAGCCGCCcggctcaccggagttatcatttggcgctagaaggaggggctctccatccttgggtctcggtgcccctggattcaccttcatcagcaaactcttaaGACAGTCCACATCTTAAACCTGTAAGAACAAAAGCAACCATACCCTCTCTTGAATATGAATGTTCATtttagccacgtttgtgtgagctcattactttaggccacgtttgtgtaAGCCCGCCCTCGTTTGTTAGTTTTGATTGTTTGgggtttgataatcttgatagTCTTAAAGTCTGGGGTTTGATAGTTTTGATAGTTTTAAAACCCAGATCTGCTTTAGTTTGTATATTGTCTTTGTGTTCTAGAGCCTGCTGTTCTTGTTCAGTAGTATTGTTAGCAAAACCCAGAAAGTTTGTTTGGTGTTATTCTGAATTTTTTATGTAATCTTCaaaaaagcaaccttagatccacatttttagcctcaaatcttggtcagttgtttgtacaattgttgtaacaacccaaatccggggtcaagatttggtgtcactaaacaatcattacataaaataaagaaataaataaataaccccttgaatccggatcgtttacaggttatggtatgaaacaagaatctaaccttctacaacttaccataactagaatacaagtgtaaatacctttgaactaatgctcttgtcacattcttctaacaccttcaacctctcgtagcggaaatttctctaacttctgctgtctatcaaagctattcacttttatccatATCTGTTTCTGatagaaataagaatttacaaagcaagagtgagccaaaaatgcccagcaagtatataatttgagtttcaacattaatatcaaagaaaacttccggacaaaatcttaaaacaattttaaaccattctattcatttgagtgagttgagcgaataaacattggttgtcaCCAGCCAACTAAAATCCGAAAATGACAtgcgattccccgattcatctcctgaatcagggttttgtccggttttggagTCATAAAACCTTTTAAGAGAGAATGTCGtcaatggcgatcaacaacaaattagactggacactagttcgcatctatattctgctgatcagtcagaatataatgcagatctatatctcaatatatagatccagtcgggttcCCAGGCACCACGACCCATCttgaggcaccagtcatcccggtcctcaggatt is a window of Apium graveolens cultivar Ventura chromosome 11, ASM990537v1, whole genome shotgun sequence DNA encoding:
- the LOC141697611 gene encoding protein DETOXIFICATION 12-like isoform X2, with protein sequence MEDRRLLIKRNNHDDNDIDMNKEVLRTITGVVFWREVKKLAYIAGPMVAVTLSVYLLQIASVMIVGHLGQLALSSTSFAFSLATVTGFSVMQGLASALETLCGKAFGAGQYQKLIIQSYTAILCLIIVCFPLSVLWINMGYILSSLGQDPIISREAGKFLIWLIPSLFAYAILQPLVRYFQMQSYNFPLLISTGITFCVHLPLCWALVFKSGLHNIGAAVAIGISTWINVLILGVFIRYSIICAKTRAPFTMEIFKGINEFFLFAIPSAFMICLEWWSFELLVLFSGLLPNPQLETSVLAICLNTIAALYAIPYGLGAGASTRVSNELGAGNPQGARVAVFVVVIMALSGATIISGTIFVCRNVYGYTFSNEKEVIVYVTDMAPLITIIMDNLQGGLSGIARGFGWQHLGAYVNLAAFYLFGIRIAAALGFWLQLRGGLWIGIQAGAALQTILLFIITVCTNWEMQAIMARERLH
- the LOC141697611 gene encoding protein DETOXIFICATION 12-like isoform X1 — encoded protein: MEDRRLLIKRNNHDDNDIDMNKEVLRTITGVVFWREVKKLAYIAGPMVAVTLSVYLLQIASVMIVGHLGQLALSSTSFAFSLATVTGFSVMQGLASALETLCGKAFGAGQYQKLIIQSYTAILCLIIVCFPLSVLWINMGYILSSLGQDPIISREAGKFLIWLIPSLFAYAILQPLVRYFQMQSYNFPLLISTGITFCVHLPLCWALVFKSGLHNIGAAVAIALSGGLLSYLSCSLGFYQIHSLKLLYWLYALYAIPYGLGAGASTRVSNELGAGNPQGARVAVFVVVIMALSGATIISGTIFVCRNVYGYTFSNEKEVIVYVTDMAPLITIIMDNLQGGLSGIARGFGWQHLGAYVNLAAFYLFGIRIAAALGFWLQLRGGLWIGIQAGAALQTILLFIITVCTNWEMQAIMARERLH